Proteins encoded in a region of the Drosophila sechellia strain sech25 chromosome 2L, ASM438219v1, whole genome shotgun sequence genome:
- the LOC116801988 gene encoding cilia- and flagella-associated protein 299 yields the protein MNLINFNHYQDYVDSFITIKDIRYLGNKEIQRNLIQNACGKNCLGNLLTREQFYQRKEKELVLLKPRGLRGLQLFGDYLNNKDEVLQQFANREKKLLEKHISTVVYLVMRSKKGLEISSFMDLEQSLRESRFENFTGCVDWRGIFEGRTKLRPSNTHLSYFDWHQNRVTFNNSDNFRVQNKRAHSLLLKHVGDHKIFCVNASCDCEHSKSVSRKTYFSTT from the exons ATGAATCTGATTAACTTCAATCATTACCAGGACTATGTGGACAGCTTCATAACCATCAAGGACATTCGCTATTTGGGCAACAAAGAGATCCAGAGGAACCTGATCCAGAATGCCTGCGGGAAGAATTGCCTGGGGAATCTGCTCACCCGAGAGCAATTCTACCAGCGCAAGGAGAAGGAGCTGGTGCTTCTGAAGCCAAGGGGACTACGAGGACTCCAACTTTTCGGCGACTACTTGAACAACAAAGATGAGGTGCTTCAACAGTTTGCCAATCGGGAGAAGAAGCTGCTCGAAAAGCACATTTCA ACCGTCGTCTACCTGGTGATGCGCTCGAAGAAGGGGCTAGAGATCTCCAGCTTCATGGACTTGGAGCAGAGTCTGCGGGAGTCGAGATTCGAGAATTTTACGGGCTGCGTAGACTGGCGTGGCATTTTTGAGGGCAGGACGAAGCTGAGGCCATCGAATACGCATCTCAGCTACTTCGACTGGCACCAGAATCGTGTGACCTTCAACAACAGCGACAACTTCCGGGTGCAGAACAAGAGGGCCCACAGTCTGCTGCTAAAGCACGTGGGGGATCACAAAATATTCTGTGTGAACGCCTCCTGTGACTGCGAGCACTCGAAAAGTGTGAGTCGCAAAACGTATTTCTCGACCACATAA